The genomic window ATTAATTTCAATGATTCAGTGATAACTAATGACCAGGTTGAAATGCTAAGATTAATTATTCGTAGAATCAAAGATTCTAGGCCAATTTTCTTGAAACGTATTAAGGAATTTTTATATTATGATTTTAAATCATTAATTGATATTTCAAATAAAGCAAATTGAGAAACAATTGACGATTCTGAAAAAACAGAAGCAACCCTAAATAACATTTTGAATTATTTATATTATTTTTATATTGAATTAGATGATGATAAAAGCGATATTGGTAAAAACTTAATTTCATTTAATGAAATGAAAAAAGATAATAATTTAACATTTAATAAAAACATAAATATTAATAATAAATATCAAAATCAGAAAGTAAATAAATTCATTCTAAGTAAAACATATAATAAAAATAATTTAGATAATAATGACCTTAATGATGTTTATTTAAATTGAGGTAAATATTATACTCCTAGAAATATACAATTTCTTTTAGTTGATGAATATTATTTTGATGGTTATGAGGACAAAAACTTATATGATAGAAAAAATATAAGAGGTGTTAGAGAGCGATTTTTAGATACCGAAATAGGATATAAAGTAATTCATAACTACAATTTTATAACAAAAGAATCATATGCTGATCAAGGCCCTAAGTCACAAAATACATCAAATAAATATTTTGAAAATAAAAATGAAACAATTTTAAATCCAATTCCTGAAAAAATTAAAGAAATAAAAGATAGAAATGGCTATTTTGCACCGAAAAATGTCACTTTATATAAATTAAACAATCAACAAGCAAATAATATCTTTTTCGATCATTCATCAGTAAATAATGAAAATAATTTAATTCTTGACTTTGAATTAGATTATGATGCAAATTACTTAAATCAAAATAATAAATATTTAGGTTTTAATGAAATTAAAACATCTGATAATAAAAAAGTCTTAAATTTATATATAGTTGATAAATATGAACCTGGTAGCTTAGATGATTTTATTAAAAAAAATGGTTCAATTAGATATAAACCAAATAATACAACTAAAACAAGATTAACAATAAATTTATCAAAAATACATTATTTTAAAACCCAAAAAAATATCGATACAAAATATGACGCAATCTTATTTAACTGGTCTAATGATTATTTTGGTCAATTTTCTAGGCAAGAACAATCGGTTTATTTCTAGGGATTATTTAAAGTATTTAATAAAGAGCTGCCTGAGAAATTGACAAAATAATCATGACCAGTAAATAAGATTGCGTCATATTTTTGTATCGATATTTTTTTGTTTTAAAATATTTGATAAATTTATTGTTAATCTTGTTTTAGTTGTATTATTTGGTTTATATCTAATTGAACCATTTTTTTTAATAAAATCATCTAAGCTACCAGGTTCATATTTATCAACTATATATAAATTTAAGACTTTTTTATTATCAGATGTTTTAATTTCATTAAAACCTAAATATTTATTATTTTGATTTAAGTAATTTGCATCATAATCTAATTCAAAGTCAAGAATTAAATTATTTTCATTATTTACTGATGAATGATCGAAAAAGATATTATTTGCTTGTTGATTGTTTAATTTATATAAAGTGACATTTTTCGGTGCAAAATAGCCATTTCTATCTTTTATTTCTTTAATTTTTTCAGGAATTGGATTTAAAATTGTTTCATTTTTATTTTCAAAATATTTATTTGATGTATTTTGTGACTTAGGGCCTTGATCAGCATATGATTCTTTTGTTATAAAATTGTAGTTATGAATTACTTTATATCCTATTTCGGTATCTAAAAATCGCTCTCTAACACCTCTTATATTTTTTCTATCATATAAGTTTTTGTCCTCATAACCATCAAAATAATATTCATCAACTAAAAGAAATTGTATATTTCTAGGAGTATAATATTTACCTCAATTTAAATAAACATCATTAAGGTCATTATTATCTAAATTATTTTTATTATATGTTTTACTTAGAATGAATTTATTTACTTTCTGATTTTGATATTTATTATTAATATTTATGTTTTTATTAAATGTTAAATTATTATCTTTTTTCATTTCATTAAATGAAATTAAGTTTTTACCAATATCGCTTTTATCATCATCTAATTCAATATAAAAATAATATAAATAATTCAAAATGTTATTTAGGGTTGCTTCTGTTTTTTCAGAATCGTCAATTGTTTCTCAATTTGCTTTATTTGAAATATCAATTAATGATTTAAAATCATAATATAAAAATTCCTTAATACGTTTCAAGAAAATTGGCCTAGAATCTTTGATTCTACGAATAATTAATCTTAGCATTTCAACCTGGTCATTAGTTATCACTGAATCATTGAAATTAATTCCAAGTTGATCTTTTATTTCATTTCTTAATTTTGTTCTTATTTCCTTATATTTTTTATTATATTTATTTTGATTAATTGCTATTATTTCTTCATCTGTATATTTATGGTTTTGGTTATTACTAATAGCATTTGAATAATTACATGATGTAATAAAACAAGGTATTATATTTAAAGAAAGAAAAAATATTTTTTTTTGCAGTTTCATAATGAATCCTTAATTAATAGTTATTATTGCATTGTAATTTACATATTCTTTTAAATAATTATTATACAAATGTCATAATTTAGATATAAATTGTTCTTTTTTAGTAGAATCTTCACTATGTTTTTTTAGTTTTTTATCGTAATAATCCGATAGAACATCTCAGTATTTTAAACATTCATTGTATATTATTGTATAATAATATTCACCATTAACGAAGTGAGTATAGTTTCCGAAATGAGTTCTTTCTACATTTGAAGAAAACGAGTTACTAAATTTTGTTCTTTCTGTCTTATACTTAATTAATTCACCTTCTTTGTCGAATCTTTCGCAATTCATTTCGATAGTTAACGCAACATCAAAAAAGTTTTTATTATAATCATTTTTATTTTTTGCATTGTATTCTTTTATCAATTTCTTAATTATTTTTTCATCATTGGAACCTGGAATAATTGAATCCAAATAACTGTCAAAAGTCTTTTTAATTGTGTATGAAAATGTTCCTGTTAAATTATTGAAATTATGTGAAATATTGTGTTTATAAGATTTTGATAGTAGTTCTTCAGATTTATTATCATTTTTAAAATCAGAATAAGAAATAACCTTATTCATAATAAATTTTTTCATTTCAAAGAATTTAGGAATCCCATATCCCGTTTTACTTTTTGTTTTATTATTTTTCCAAAACTCAGAAGTATTTTCTATAATATACTCAGGTTTAAAATTTATGTGTTTTGATGTTGTTGTTGATGAATATGTAGCAGAGCTAGCTAATAAAATTTTTGCTTCATTTAATGTTAATTCTCTTTTTATTTTATTTTGCATTAAAGAAAGTATTCCTGTAATCATTGGAGCTGACATACTAGTTCCGGCAAAACTATTAAAATAATCAATGTAATCTTTAAATGTTAAATAATTACTTGAGTAAAAGTTAGTGCTTAAATTTCTATATAAACTTTCTTGTTTCTGCAATAGCAATTCCCATAAATTCTTTTTCTTTTTCTTATAATGACTTTCCAAATCCTTTCTAGAAAGATTTTGTTCATTTTTGAATTTATTTTTATATTCATTTAATAATTTTTGTGTTTTGTAATGAGGGTATAATTGACTTTGAACACTTCTATTTTCACCAAATGCCGATATAAATGGATGATTGTCATTAGTTTGATCACTAAATGCAGTGAAGTTAGTTGGAATATTATTTGAATTCATTGCACCTACATATATAATATTCTTTACTTTTTATGTGATATTCATTTTTTGTAACCATCAAAAACACCTGGATATCTTTTTTCATCATCCCAAAATTCGCTTTTTTTATCAGAATTATATGAATTTCAATTTTTTTTCTAGAAAGAATTTAAAAATACTAATCCTTT from Mycoplasmopsis cynos includes these protein-coding regions:
- a CDS encoding S8 family serine peptidase: MIYVGAMNSNNIPTNFTAFSDQTNDNHPFISAFGENRSVQSQLYPHYKTQKLLNEYKNKFKNEQNLSRKDLESHYKKKKKNLWELLLQKQESLYRNLSTNFYSSNYLTFKDYIDYFNSFAGTSMSAPMITGILSLMQNKIKRELTLNEAKILLASSATYSSTTTSKHINFKPEYIIENTSEFWKNNKTKSKTGYGIPKFFEMKKFIMNKVISYSDFKNDNKSEELLSKSYKHNISHNFNNLTGTFSYTIKKTFDSYLDSIIPGSNDEKIIKKLIKEYNAKNKNDYNKNFFDVALTIEMNCERFDKEGELIKYKTERTKFSNSFSSNVERTHFGNYTHFVNGEYYYTIIYNECLKYWDVLSDYYDKKLKKHSEDSTKKEQFISKLWHLYNNYLKEYVNYNAIITIN